From Garra rufa unplaced genomic scaffold, GarRuf1.0 hap1_unplaced_007, whole genome shotgun sequence, the proteins below share one genomic window:
- the LOC141313336 gene encoding uncharacterized protein: MAATAYDVTSGTTRHHRCVTTGTPRLGVLSDVQVDSHFSSLGDYVMLPILQKGPLRAPPPGKSGFLPCISRPNIAERGERKSGKTSKQKSAQKTGTRSIFTCCQCGKSFKQQSHLNIHMRIHTGEKPYSCKQCGKSLKQQSHLNIHMRIHTGEKPYSCKQCGKKFTHKGNLNRHMRFHTGEKPFTCKQCGKSFNDKGNLNRHMRFHSGEKPYTCKQCGTNFTQKGSLNRHMRFHTGEKPYSCNQCGKSFNDKGNLNRHMRFHTGEKPYSCKQCGNSFSQKGNLHRHMKIHNKGFQ, from the exons ATGGCGGCGACAGCTTATGATGTCACTTCCGGCACAACTCGTCACCACCGGTGCGTCACTACCGGCACGCCCA ggttaggagtccTTTCTGATGTCCAGGTTGATTCACACTTCTCAAGCCTTGGGGATTATGTCATGCTCCCCATTCTGCAGAAGGGTCCCCTTAGAGCACCACCCCCTGGCAAGTCGGGTTTTCTTCCCTGTATCTCAAG acCTAAcatcgctgaaagaggagagagaa agtctggaaagacttctaaacaaaaaagtgctcaaaagacaggaaccaggagtattttcacttgctgtcagtgtggaaagagtttcaaacaacaatcacaccttaacattcacatgagaatacatactggagagaagccttactcatgcaaacagtgtggaaagagtttgaaaCAACAATCacaccttaacattcacatgagaatacatactggagagaagccttactcatgcaaacagtgtggaaagaaatTCACtcataaaggaaaccttaacagacacatgagatttcacactggagagaagcctttcacatgcaaacagtgtggaaagagtttcaatgacaAAGGAAACctaaacagacacatgagatttcacagtggagagaagccttacacatgcaaacagtgtggaacgaatttcactcaaaaaggaagccttaacagacacatgagatttcacacgggagagaagccttactcatgcaatcagtgtggaaagagtttcaatgacaaaggaaaccttaacagacacatgagatttcacactggggagaagccttactcatgcaaacagtgtggaaacagtttcagtcaaaaaggaaaccttcacaggcacatgaaaattcacaataaaggattccaataa